The DNA sequence CGTTGAGCGAATCCCACGGCCGGACCTGGTCGGCGTCCACGGCGATGTCGTCGGGCATAGGGTTCAGCGGAGTCATCTGCGTGCCCTCCGGCAGGATGCCCTTATCGATCATGCGGGCGAGCACCCACTCGCGATAGGCCTCGTATCCGTCGTCGAACATGCCCTTGTACTTGTCGGCGTACTCGGCCGGGGAATGGTGGGGCGCATGGTTGGCGCCCGGGCAGAACCACATGTACCAGGGTTTGGACGGGTTGGTGGCCTGCTGGTCACGCAGCATCCTCAGCGCCTGGTCCGCCATGTCCTTCGACAGGTGGTAGCCATCCTCGGGGCCGTAAGGCTGCTCGATGAACCGGTTGTCCTCCACCAGGTCCGGATACCACTGGTTCGTCTCGCCGCCAAGAAAACCATAGAACCGGTCGAAGCCCTTCTGCAGCGGCCACTCCGAGCGGCTGCCACCGCTGGCCACATCCTCTTCGGGCACGTTGTGATTCTTGCCGACCCAGAAGGTGCTGTAGCCGTTGTCCTGCAGCACCTGTCCGATGGTGGCGCACTCGGCGGGCAGCCGGGCAGCCGCGCCGGGGAAGCCGTTGGAAGCTTCGGTGATCGCCGAGGAGCGGTTGACGTGGTGATTGCGACCGGTCAGGAAGCAGGACCTGGTCGGCGAGCACAGTGCGGTGGTGTGCCACTGCGAGTACGTCAGACCGTTGTCGGCCAGCCGTTGCATCACCGGCATCTCGATGCGACCGCCGTACGGCGACCAGGCCGCCAGCCCGGTGTCGTCGTAGAGCACCACGAGAATGTTGGGCGCGCCGTCGGGCGCTCGTTTCAACACGTACGGGGACCAGTCGGCCACCGAGTCGCGGACATCCAACTCGATCTTTCCGGCAAAGTCCTCGTTCACGTCGACACCCCGTCTCGCGTACCCGTGTGGGCGCAAGCCTTCCACAGCGTCTGCGCGTGCGGTGTGGCTTGCATGAACAATCGATGACGTTCGTCGGGGACTGGTCAAAAACCGTACGGTTGAACAGCTCCCGGGGCAGGCGGCCCGGCTCACGTCAGCAATGCGCAGCGTAATAGCTGATTCTCTACCGGAAGTGCAGGCACGAACAGCACGGAAAACCACAGTCGACTGTGCGCGTCGATCCGCTGCCGCACCGAGGGCCGATGGCTAGGCTTTCAGGCGATCACGACTTCAGACGACGAGGCTGGAAGCGAGGCACACTCATGCCGAACGGGAAACCCAACATCCTGGTGATCTGGGGTGACGACATCGGGATCACCAACCTCAGTTGCTACAGCGACGGACTGATGGGCTATCGCACCCCCAACATCGACCGCATCGCCGCCGAAGGCATGCGCTTCACCGACTCGTACGGCGAACAGAGCTGCACGGCGGGCCGCTCGTCGTTCATCACCGGCCAGAGCGTGTACCGCACCGGCCTGTCCAAGGTCGGTATGCCGGGCGTCGACGTGGGCATGTCACCCGAGGACCCGACGATCGCGACGCTGCTCAAGCCGCTGGGGTACGCCACCGGACAGTTCGGCAAGAACCACCTCGGCGACCTCAACAAGTATCTGCCGACTGCGCACGGTTTCGACGAGTTCTTCGGCAACCTGTACCACCTCAACGCCGAGGAGGAACCTGAGCACCCGGATTACCCCACCGAGGAGGAGGCTCCGCGGCTGCGCAAGGCGATGCTGCCGCGGGGCGTCATCAAGTCGTGGGCCACCGACGAGGCCTCCGACGAAGTCGACGAGCGGTTCGGCCCGCTGGGCAAACAGCGCATCGAGGATACTGGGCCACTGACCAAGAAGCGGATGGAAACGGTCGACGACGAGACCACCGGTGCGGCGATCGACTTCATCAAGCGCCAGACCGCGGCCGACACCCCGTTCTTCGTCTGGATGAACATGACCCACATGCACTTCCGGACCCACACCAAGCCGGAAAGTCTCGGCCAGGCCGGCCGGTGGCAGTCGCCGTACCACGACACGATGGTCGACCACGACAAGCATGTCGGCCTGCTGCTCGACTGCCTCGACGAGCTCGGCATCGCCGAGGACACCATCGTCGTGTACTCCACCGACAACGGCCCGCACGCCAACACCTGGCCGGACGGCGCGACCACACCGTTCCGCAGTGAGAAGAACACCGGGTGGGAGGGCGCCTTCCGGGTGCCCGAGATGGTGCGCTGGCCGGGGAAGATCGAAGCCGGGGTGGTGTCCAACGAGATCATCCAGCACCACGACTGGCTGCCGACCTTCCTAACCGCCGCCGGCGAGTCCTCGATCGTGGAGAAACTCAAGCAGGGGCACACGATCGACGACAAGACCTACCACGTGCACATCGACGGGTACGACCTGTTGCCGTACCTGACCGGCGAGGTGGACAAGAGCCCGCGCCGCGGCCTGATCTACTTCTCCGACGACTGCGACGTGCTCGGCATCCGGCTGGACAATTGGAAGGTCGTGTTCATGGAGCAGCGTTGCCAGGGCACGCTGCAGATCTGGTTCGAGCCGTTCACTGAGCTGCGCGCGCCCAAGATCTTCAACCTGCGCACCGACCCGTTCGAGCATGCCGATGTCACGTCGAACACCTACTGGGACTGGTTCCTCGACCACGACTACATCGCGTTCATGGCCAATGCCCTCGTTCTGGAGTTCCTGGAGACCTTCAAGGAGTTTCCGCCGCGTAAGGAACCGGCGTCGTTCACCATCACCAACGCCGTCGACAAACTCAACAACTACCTCGAGACCATCGGCGGCTGACATCCGGGCGAGCGAAGCGACAGGAGACAGACATCCGGGCGAGCGAAGCGGCGGGAGATTGTGTGGCGGGACTCGAGTCCTGGCACGACGGTGCGGCGAAGGCGGCGATCGTCGACTTCGTCGGTCGTGCCGTGCGCGACGTCGCACCGCAGGAGCGCGTCGCGGTGTTCGACAACGACGGCACGCTGTGGTGTGAGAAGCCGGCCTACATCCAGCTGGACTTCCTGGTCCGCCGGCTGGCCGAACAGGTCGCGGCGGACCCGACCCTGACCGACAACCCGGCCTACCGCGCAGCCGCCGCGGGCGATCTCGCGTGGTTCGGCGACGCGGTCACCCAGCATTACAACGGTGATGACTCAGCGTTGAAAGTGCTTGCCGGCGCGGTGTTGTCGGCCTACGCCGGCCTCACCGTCGAGGAGCACGCCGAACGGGTCAACGCGTTCTTCGCCGATGCGACACACCCGACGCTCGGGGTCCCCTACACCGCATGCGGTTACCGGCCGATGGTCGAGTTGCTGCAGTATCTCGAGGCCCACGGGTTCACCAATTACATCGCCTCCGGCGGCGGCCGCGACTTCATGCGTCCGATCACCACGCAGATGTACGGCGTCCCGCCCGAGCGGGTGATCGGAAGTTCGGTCGGGCTCGATTTCGTCGACGGCAACCTCAAGACCACCTCGACCCCGGAGTTCCTCAACGACGGACCCGTCAAGGCGGTGCGCATCTGGGGCCGGGTGGGACGGCGGCCGATCTTCGCGGCGGGCAACTCCAACGGTGACATCGCGATGATGGAGTACGCCACCGCCGCACCGAATCCCTCGCTGGCGCTGCTGGTGCGTCACGACGACGGCGAGCGCGAGTTCGATTACGTTGCCGGGGCTGAGAAATCGCTGCAACTCGCCGAAGCGAACGGCTGGACCGTCGCGAGCATGCGCAACGACTGGACGACCGTATTCGACGGGCGCTAGCCAGGTGACGTCGATGCCAGATTTCGTTGAGACTGCGTCCACGGTGGCATCTACTCGCACTTTCCCGCCACCAGCGCGGTCTCAACGTGTCTGACGAGCTGGTCTGGGTTCCCACCCAGACAACAATTCTCGGATCCGACCACCACTACCCGGAGGAGGCGCCGGCGCGCGAGGTCACCGTCGACTCCTTCGCGATCATGGCACACGAGGTGACCAACGCGCAGTTCGCCGAATTCGTCACGGCCACGGGCTATCTCACCGTGGCCGAGCGACCGCTGAATCCTGCCGACTATCCGGGTGCGCCGCCGGAGAACCTGCACCCTGGCTCCATGGTGTTCCATCGCACGGCAGAACCGGTCGATTTGAAGCACCTCAGCCAGTGGTGGACCTGGACACCGGGGGCGTGCTGGAACCACCCCCGCGGTCCGCGGTCCGGACTACGTAACCGCGACGACCACCCCGTCGTGCACGTCGCGTTCGACGATGCGCAGGCTTATGCCGACTGGGCCGGGCTGGCATTGCCCACCGAGTCAGAATGGGAGGTCGCGGCCCGGGGCGGCCTGCCGCATGCGA is a window from the Mycolicibacterium poriferae genome containing:
- a CDS encoding arylsulfatase; translated protein: MPNGKPNILVIWGDDIGITNLSCYSDGLMGYRTPNIDRIAAEGMRFTDSYGEQSCTAGRSSFITGQSVYRTGLSKVGMPGVDVGMSPEDPTIATLLKPLGYATGQFGKNHLGDLNKYLPTAHGFDEFFGNLYHLNAEEEPEHPDYPTEEEAPRLRKAMLPRGVIKSWATDEASDEVDERFGPLGKQRIEDTGPLTKKRMETVDDETTGAAIDFIKRQTAADTPFFVWMNMTHMHFRTHTKPESLGQAGRWQSPYHDTMVDHDKHVGLLLDCLDELGIAEDTIVVYSTDNGPHANTWPDGATTPFRSEKNTGWEGAFRVPEMVRWPGKIEAGVVSNEIIQHHDWLPTFLTAAGESSIVEKLKQGHTIDDKTYHVHIDGYDLLPYLTGEVDKSPRRGLIYFSDDCDVLGIRLDNWKVVFMEQRCQGTLQIWFEPFTELRAPKIFNLRTDPFEHADVTSNTYWDWFLDHDYIAFMANALVLEFLETFKEFPPRKEPASFTITNAVDKLNNYLETIGG
- a CDS encoding HAD family hydrolase produces the protein MAGLESWHDGAAKAAIVDFVGRAVRDVAPQERVAVFDNDGTLWCEKPAYIQLDFLVRRLAEQVAADPTLTDNPAYRAAAAGDLAWFGDAVTQHYNGDDSALKVLAGAVLSAYAGLTVEEHAERVNAFFADATHPTLGVPYTACGYRPMVELLQYLEAHGFTNYIASGGGRDFMRPITTQMYGVPPERVIGSSVGLDFVDGNLKTTSTPEFLNDGPVKAVRIWGRVGRRPIFAAGNSNGDIAMMEYATAAPNPSLALLVRHDDGEREFDYVAGAEKSLQLAEANGWTVASMRNDWTTVFDGR
- a CDS encoding formylglycine-generating enzyme family protein; the protein is MSDELVWVPTQTTILGSDHHYPEEAPAREVTVDSFAIMAHEVTNAQFAEFVTATGYLTVAERPLNPADYPGAPPENLHPGSMVFHRTAEPVDLKHLSQWWTWTPGACWNHPRGPRSGLRNRDDHPVVHVAFDDAQAYADWAGLALPTESEWEVAARGGLPHATYTWGDEPEKPGQRLANYWHGEFPYLPDTGYGQTAAVGSFPPNGYGLFDMAGNVWEWTTDWYGPARDEQPCCAEDTYDPDQPVQVARRVLKGGSFLCADSYCMRYRPAARRPQQVDTGMSHLGFRCVKRSATS